The Punica granatum isolate Tunisia-2019 chromosome 4, ASM765513v2, whole genome shotgun sequence genome has a window encoding:
- the LOC116204564 gene encoding uncharacterized protein LOC116204564: MASDESDDGYGFDHHHTHQAHQPHIQPTQGQALSRLSVCSSSFTCCNDEDDDCDDGFYWDADVYMSRLSIESFDADEELSDDPKTTMSSDSDRERECYSLPATPPRRRWGAGAVVKDYASENEALAQRGAGKPRKSVRRRAAREDRSGSGMGRKDDSYWNGVSGESESGCGVMVITRPKGGRRSLCMDLEEVKACRDLGFELEHERMLEVPSRLSVSGSNLDTNSSGGNSPIANWRISSPGDDPRDVKARLKVWAQAVALVSASQTTQHSN; encoded by the exons ATGGCTTCTGATGAATCCGATGATGGGTATGGGTTTGACCATCACCATACCCACCAAGCCCATCAACCCCATATCCAACCCACTCAGGGCCAGGCCCTATCGAGGCTCTCTGTTTGCAGCAGCAGTTTCACCTGCTGCAACGATGAGGATGATGACTGTGATGATGGCTTCTACTGGGATGCGGACGTGTACATGTCGAGGCTGTCGATAGAGAGCTTCGACGCGGACGAGGAGCTCTCCGATGACCCTAAGACGACAATGAGTTCGGACTCCGACAGGGAGCGGGAGTGCTACTCTCTGCCGGCGACTCCCCCGAGGCGGCGCTGGGGCGCTGGCGCGGTTGTGAAGGATTATGCCAGTGAGAACGAGGCCCTGGCCCAGAGGGGCGCCGGGAAGCCGAGGAAGAGTGTGCGGCGGAGGGCTGCGAGGGAGGACCGGTCCGGGAGTGGGATGGGGCGGAAGGATGATAGTTACTGGAATGGGGTCAGCGGGGAAAGCGAGAGCGGGTGTGGGGTGATGGTGATAACGAGGCCGAAGGGCGGTAGGCGGTCGCTATGCATGGACTTGGAGGAGGTGAAGGCCTGCAGGGACTTGGGGTTCGAGCTGGAGCACGAGAGGATGCTCGAAGTGCCGTCGAGGTTGTCCGTCTCGGGGTCAAATCTCGACACCAACAGCAGCGGCGGTAATTCACCGATCGCCAATTGGCGCATCTCCAGCCCTG GGGACGATCCGAGGGACGTGAAGGCGAGGCTGAAGGTGTGGGCGCAAGCTGTGGCGctcgtatctgcatctcaGACTACGCAGCACAGCAACTGA